One stretch of Pirellulaceae bacterium DNA includes these proteins:
- a CDS encoding DUF1553 domain-containing protein, with protein sequence MQTGSASLSNPLMAVVFFLCSLLSTVLSGAVVDFDNQIIPVLTKAGCNTGACHGAAVGRGGFRLSLYGGDSEFDYRSIVQELQGRRVNLATPTASLLVRKPTESLEHGGGFRLEDDAAQLVLTWVEQGAPKIQAKQLIRLDVSPRSQVANCVGDSVTLQAIAFFSDETEVDVTAWTVFTAEDQAAVRIDSETAMAELLRRGRHLVIARYLDQVVPVEFLVPIGNQPVELASEPRFNFIDELVLARLATLQLPVAPQANAATFLRRATLDLTGRLPTLEQQRIYGANRQRQTRVQLVNELLESDAFDEYWTFRLAQLFRVSPQPNDRQGAITYHRWLKQRVSQRVAYDQVARDLLMATGDTHEIGPANFFRTVRGPREQAELASELFMGSRLRCANCHNHPLDHWTQDDYHGLAAVFAGVEQGRVIRVDSDGGEVIHPRTGEAAKPRIPGGPYLTGVDDGRVAFATWLTGPENPYFAKTVVNRLWKAMMGRGLVEPTDDFRSTNPATHPVLLDKLAADFVQNEYDLRHVIRRIALSATYGRSSSTVVTNQNDDRFYSRALSRPLSPELLADAISDVIDMPDQYGNEPLGTRAISLVDAGIASTSLDVLGRCSRQESCETTGAVVGGLTRTLHLINGPLLNRRISDPQSRLIKLVKAKEDQAGVVNRFYRLALSRNPTDDEHAYWDSQLRRNKDDAQAELKVLEDFVWSVLSCQEFMTNH encoded by the coding sequence ATGCAAACTGGATCGGCCAGTCTGTCGAATCCTTTGATGGCAGTCGTCTTCTTCCTCTGTTCGTTATTGTCGACCGTGTTAAGTGGCGCGGTTGTCGATTTTGACAATCAGATCATTCCCGTTTTGACGAAAGCGGGATGCAACACGGGCGCCTGCCATGGGGCGGCGGTAGGGCGAGGCGGTTTTCGCCTGTCGCTCTACGGGGGAGATTCCGAATTCGATTACCGATCGATCGTTCAAGAGCTTCAAGGGCGGCGAGTTAATCTAGCCACACCCACCGCGAGTCTGCTTGTGCGAAAGCCGACGGAATCACTCGAGCACGGTGGCGGTTTTCGACTTGAAGACGATGCCGCGCAACTTGTATTGACGTGGGTCGAACAGGGGGCGCCCAAGATTCAAGCCAAGCAGCTTATCCGTTTGGATGTATCGCCTCGCAGCCAAGTTGCGAATTGTGTTGGTGATTCGGTAACGCTTCAGGCGATCGCTTTTTTCTCAGACGAAACCGAAGTGGATGTTACGGCGTGGACCGTCTTCACTGCCGAGGATCAGGCAGCGGTCCGAATTGATTCAGAAACGGCAATGGCTGAATTGCTGCGCCGTGGTCGACACCTCGTGATCGCTCGTTATTTGGATCAAGTGGTCCCGGTGGAATTTCTTGTGCCGATCGGTAATCAGCCCGTTGAACTCGCTTCTGAGCCTCGTTTTAATTTTATTGATGAACTGGTTTTGGCTCGATTGGCAACATTGCAGCTGCCCGTTGCACCTCAAGCAAACGCTGCTACGTTCTTGCGACGTGCGACACTGGATTTGACGGGACGTCTTCCAACGCTTGAGCAACAACGGATTTATGGAGCTAATCGTCAACGCCAAACCCGAGTGCAGCTTGTCAATGAATTACTGGAATCGGATGCGTTTGACGAATACTGGACGTTCCGATTGGCCCAGTTGTTCAGGGTGAGTCCACAACCCAATGATCGACAGGGTGCGATTACCTACCATCGTTGGTTGAAACAGAGAGTGTCCCAGCGAGTTGCTTATGACCAAGTTGCCCGTGATTTACTGATGGCAACAGGGGATACCCATGAGATTGGTCCGGCGAATTTTTTTCGTACGGTCCGTGGGCCGCGCGAACAAGCTGAGTTGGCAAGTGAGTTATTTATGGGGAGTCGTTTGCGCTGTGCCAACTGCCATAATCATCCACTCGATCACTGGACGCAGGATGATTACCACGGTTTGGCGGCTGTGTTTGCGGGGGTCGAACAAGGGCGAGTCATCCGAGTAGATTCGGATGGTGGTGAAGTAATTCACCCTCGGACGGGCGAAGCGGCCAAGCCGCGTATCCCGGGAGGCCCTTACCTGACGGGTGTCGATGATGGACGAGTCGCTTTTGCAACTTGGTTGACGGGGCCTGAGAATCCCTATTTTGCGAAAACTGTTGTGAACCGATTGTGGAAAGCCATGATGGGACGAGGATTGGTCGAGCCTACCGATGATTTTCGGTCAACTAATCCGGCGACCCATCCCGTGTTACTTGATAAACTTGCCGCAGACTTTGTGCAAAACGAATATGATCTTCGACATGTCATCCGACGGATCGCACTCAGCGCTACTTATGGTCGCTCTTCATCAACCGTTGTAACCAATCAGAATGATGATCGTTTTTACTCTCGCGCGCTGTCCCGGCCTTTGTCACCCGAATTGTTAGCAGATGCGATTTCTGACGTCATCGACATGCCTGATCAATATGGCAATGAGCCGTTAGGGACGCGAGCCATTTCACTGGTTGATGCTGGGATCGCTTCCACGTCGCTTGACGTGCTGGGACGTTGCTCAAGGCAGGAATCCTGTGAGACGACTGGGGCAGTTGTGGGTGGACTCACTCGCACGCTGCATTTGATAAATGGCCCTTTGTTGAATCGAAGAATTAGTGATCCACAAAGTCGCTTGATTAAACTTGTGAAGGCGAAGGAAGATCAGGCTGGCGTAGTTAACCGTTTTTATCGTTTGGCGCTGAGCCGAAATCCAACCGATGATGAGCATGCGTATTGGGACAGCCAGCTAAGGCGGAATAAAGATGATGCTCAAGCAGAGTTGAAAGTTCTGGAGGATTTTGTTTGGAGTGTTCTCAGTTGTCAGGAATTTATGACAAACCATTGA
- a CDS encoding ferredoxin family protein, producing the protein MTHVVAQPCFGCKYTDCVVVCPVECFYEGDKILYIHPDECIDCEACVPECPVEAIFHEDNLPEEWAPFTELNAEMAPKLPVITERKEPLADN; encoded by the coding sequence ATGACTCATGTAGTTGCCCAGCCTTGCTTTGGATGCAAGTACACCGACTGCGTCGTCGTTTGTCCCGTCGAGTGTTTCTACGAAGGTGACAAGATTCTTTACATCCACCCAGACGAATGCATCGATTGCGAAGCATGCGTCCCCGAATGCCCCGTTGAGGCGATCTTCCACGAAGACAATTTGCCAGAAGAGTGGGCTCCCTTTACGGAGTTGAACGCCGAAATGGCGCCTAAGCTTCCGGTAATCACGGAAAGAAAAGAGCCCTTGGCTGACAATTAA
- a CDS encoding sialate O-acetylesterase, which produces MNFRLMPLALLVFIWSFPAFAEEYDVYYLGGQSNMDGFGRNQDVPASLASELEGVFIFHGNSSPDGHPIDGRGQWAPLRAGHGYGFQSDGKQNRYSDRFGAELTFAQRLRQLDPDKNIAIIKYSRGGTSIDESSAGQFGCWEPDFSGGTGAGKGVNQYDHFLAAVRQAMSDRDIDGDGEVDSLNPAGIVWMQGESDALYSQEVADRYQQNLKRLMDLIRASLRVDDLPVVVGQISDSGADNKKVWPYGETVRKAQRDFVEQDSAARLVISTDKYGYSDPWHYDSNGYLELGREFAEAVSDARSKHE; this is translated from the coding sequence GTGAATTTCCGATTGATGCCTCTTGCCTTGTTGGTTTTCATCTGGAGTTTTCCCGCCTTTGCTGAAGAGTACGACGTCTATTACTTGGGCGGACAATCGAATATGGATGGGTTTGGTCGCAATCAAGATGTACCCGCATCGCTTGCGTCGGAACTGGAGGGCGTGTTTATCTTCCATGGAAATAGCTCACCCGATGGTCATCCGATCGATGGGCGGGGGCAGTGGGCGCCGCTACGCGCTGGTCACGGTTACGGGTTTCAGTCTGATGGCAAGCAAAATCGCTATTCCGATCGTTTTGGTGCAGAATTGACTTTTGCTCAGAGATTAAGGCAGCTAGATCCCGACAAGAATATTGCGATCATCAAGTATTCACGTGGCGGAACATCGATTGACGAGTCATCGGCAGGTCAGTTTGGCTGTTGGGAGCCTGATTTCTCAGGAGGCACCGGGGCCGGGAAGGGAGTGAACCAATACGACCATTTTCTGGCTGCCGTTCGTCAGGCCATGTCCGATCGCGATATTGATGGCGATGGAGAAGTTGATTCGTTGAATCCTGCTGGCATCGTTTGGATGCAAGGGGAAAGTGACGCTCTTTATTCACAAGAAGTTGCGGACCGATATCAGCAAAACTTGAAACGCTTAATGGACCTGATTCGAGCAAGTTTACGCGTCGATGATCTTCCTGTCGTTGTTGGACAAATCTCCGACTCGGGCGCAGACAATAAGAAAGTTTGGCCATATGGTGAAACAGTCCGTAAGGCACAGCGAGATTTTGTCGAACAGGATTCGGCTGCTCGATTGGTGATCTCGACGGATAAATACGGATATTCAGATCCGTGGCATTATGACTCGAACGGGTACTTGGAGTTGGGACGAGAATTCGCTGAGGCGGTCAGTGATGCAAGGAGCAAGCATGAGTGA
- a CDS encoding sigma-70 family RNA polymerase sigma factor translates to MALSDIDRRLLERCLAREPRSWEDFVDRFIGLMLHVVNHTSQVRGHRLTDEDREDLVAEICVVLIQDDFSVLRRFRGDSSLATYLTVIARRVVVRQLQNGRNAATLKTVRDSSREDARSNGSVEQRISNQEELSRLLSRLDGAEADVVRMYHLEGKSYREISSVVGMPENSIGPTLSRARTKLRQARADA, encoded by the coding sequence GTGGCTCTTTCTGATATCGATCGCCGACTGCTAGAACGCTGCTTGGCTCGCGAACCGAGGTCGTGGGAAGACTTCGTTGATCGTTTCATCGGTCTGATGCTCCATGTGGTGAATCACACCTCGCAGGTACGTGGTCACCGTCTAACAGACGAGGACCGAGAGGATTTGGTCGCTGAGATCTGCGTTGTGCTAATTCAGGACGATTTTTCGGTTCTACGGCGATTTCGCGGCGACAGCAGTCTGGCCACCTATCTGACGGTTATTGCCCGTAGAGTTGTGGTACGACAACTCCAAAACGGGCGTAATGCGGCAACCTTGAAGACCGTTCGTGACTCCAGCCGTGAGGACGCGCGTTCCAACGGGAGTGTGGAGCAGCGAATTAGCAATCAAGAAGAGCTTTCGCGACTGCTCTCTCGATTGGACGGTGCAGAAGCCGACGTGGTCCGCATGTACCACTTGGAAGGCAAGAGCTATCGCGAAATCAGCAGTGTGGTGGGGATGCCCGAAAACAGCATCGGGCCCACCTTAAGTCGAGCGAGGACCAAACTGCGCCAGGCCCGTGCAGACGCCTAA
- a CDS encoding MOSC domain-containing protein produces MSEFVGELLAIQISDNAAEAMRELDQIEATLGRGLVGDRYANLKGAFQKGTIRPSQQVTLIEQESIQAANADYEVQMTHATTRRNLLTIGVPLNHLVGKQFRVGDVTLKGIKLCEPCSYLNKHSGQDLLSALRHRGGLRAEIVAAGTLRVGDSIRVT; encoded by the coding sequence ATGAGTGAGTTTGTCGGGGAATTGTTGGCGATTCAGATCAGCGATAACGCTGCTGAGGCGATGCGTGAGCTAGACCAAATTGAAGCGACGCTGGGGCGTGGGCTCGTTGGGGATCGGTATGCGAATTTGAAAGGAGCTTTTCAGAAAGGCACGATTCGGCCATCCCAACAGGTTACCTTGATTGAACAGGAATCGATCCAAGCTGCCAATGCCGACTATGAAGTCCAGATGACCCATGCGACCACTCGTCGAAATCTATTGACCATCGGTGTGCCACTTAATCATCTGGTCGGTAAACAGTTTCGTGTCGGCGACGTCACGTTGAAAGGCATCAAGTTGTGCGAGCCTTGCAGCTATTTGAATAAGCACTCCGGACAAGATCTGCTTTCAGCCTTGCGACACCGAGGAGGGCTCAGAGCTGAAATCGTCGCTGCAGGCACGTTGCGAGTCGGGGACTCGATTCGCGTTACCTGA
- a CDS encoding DUF1501 domain-containing protein, whose amino-acid sequence MRSIFLGSQCRQAASRREFLRIGGLSALGLGLGLGLGDLFRLQRLKAEETNFQKTRNAPRAKSCILIWLDGGPSHLETFDPKPDAPIEVRGPLQSIATSVPGVHFTECLPKTAALAHKLAIIRSMTSPLGEHNFGTHYLMTGYKPTPVLEYPMLGAVLAEVREQIGVLPANIAVPDFRVGGSKLSGAGYLSAARQPFSLGGDPAKPGFQVRDLDFARGMNLARLDRRRQFVNALNGFHEKIESKADHREDSDLERAYQLLTSNDAKKAFKLSDETVATRDRYGRKTIGQSCLLARRLVERGVPFVTVNNPGWDTHDKLYTRLKEGYAGAKIGVGLIPSLDLALSGLIEDLHDRGMLDETLVMVMGEFGRTPKLNTAGGRDHWPRVFSAVVAGGGIQGGQVVGSSDAVGESPQDRPITPSDLAATAYTLLGVDLTHELRTSDGRPVRVTPEEATVVDELIS is encoded by the coding sequence ATGAGATCGATCTTTTTGGGAAGCCAATGCAGGCAGGCAGCCTCCCGTCGCGAATTCTTGCGAATCGGAGGTCTCAGCGCACTTGGATTGGGACTTGGATTGGGACTTGGCGACTTGTTTCGCTTGCAGCGTCTCAAGGCAGAGGAAACGAATTTCCAGAAGACTCGTAATGCACCGCGAGCCAAATCATGCATTTTGATTTGGCTCGACGGGGGCCCGAGCCATCTTGAAACGTTCGATCCAAAACCCGATGCTCCCATCGAAGTACGGGGACCGTTGCAGTCGATTGCGACCAGCGTGCCGGGAGTCCATTTCACGGAATGTCTGCCGAAAACTGCTGCGTTGGCTCACAAACTGGCGATTATTCGATCGATGACTTCGCCGCTAGGGGAGCACAATTTTGGCACCCACTATCTCATGACAGGTTACAAACCGACACCCGTTCTTGAATATCCGATGTTGGGAGCCGTGTTGGCAGAGGTTCGTGAACAAATCGGGGTGTTGCCCGCGAATATTGCAGTGCCAGATTTTCGCGTTGGCGGCAGTAAGCTCTCGGGGGCCGGATATCTGTCCGCAGCCAGGCAGCCCTTTTCCCTGGGGGGTGATCCAGCGAAGCCTGGCTTTCAAGTTCGCGATCTTGACTTTGCTCGAGGGATGAATCTGGCTCGTCTGGATCGTCGTCGTCAATTCGTGAATGCCTTGAATGGTTTTCACGAAAAGATCGAGAGCAAAGCTGACCACAGGGAAGATTCGGACCTGGAGCGGGCCTACCAATTGTTGACTTCAAACGATGCCAAAAAGGCTTTCAAACTGTCCGACGAAACTGTCGCGACGCGCGACCGATACGGTCGCAAAACGATTGGGCAAAGTTGTTTGCTGGCTCGTCGTCTCGTGGAGCGTGGTGTGCCATTTGTCACCGTTAATAATCCTGGCTGGGATACCCATGACAAACTCTATACGCGGCTGAAAGAGGGCTATGCAGGAGCAAAGATTGGCGTGGGGCTGATCCCGTCGCTGGATTTGGCGCTGAGTGGTCTAATCGAAGATCTGCATGATCGCGGCATGTTGGATGAAACGCTTGTGATGGTGATGGGGGAATTTGGTCGCACGCCAAAGCTGAATACAGCGGGGGGGAGAGATCATTGGCCTCGTGTCTTCAGTGCCGTTGTTGCCGGTGGTGGAATTCAAGGCGGCCAAGTTGTGGGCAGTAGCGACGCGGTTGGCGAAAGTCCGCAAGATCGCCCCATAACACCGAGTGATTTGGCCGCAACGGCTTACACGTTGCTCGGCGTCGATCTGACTCATGAATTGCGCACTTCGGACGGCCGCCCCGTTCGTGTAACGCCTGAAGAAGCGACCGTCGTTGATGAACTGATTTCTTGA